A section of the Pseudomonas sp. Q1-7 genome encodes:
- a CDS encoding cupin domain-containing protein, translating to MTPLRIRLDDATPFTPASPVGAPVGEPLVLTRTALHQELPGQRAVTGFWECSPGRFRRQVVEAEYSYIVSGEGSFTPDGGEPIDFREGDALYFAANTQGTWEVRSPVRKTYLILG from the coding sequence ATGACCCCCCTACGCATCCGCCTCGACGACGCCACCCCATTCACCCCGGCCAGCCCCGTGGGGGCGCCAGTCGGCGAGCCACTGGTTCTGACCCGCACTGCCCTGCACCAGGAACTGCCCGGCCAGCGCGCCGTGACCGGCTTCTGGGAATGCTCTCCCGGCCGCTTCCGCCGTCAGGTGGTCGAGGCTGAATACAGCTACATCGTTAGCGGCGAGGGCAGCTTCACCCCGGACGGTGGCGAGCCCATCGACTTCCGCGAGGGCGACGCCCTCTATTTCGCGGCCAACACCCAGGGCACCTGGGAGGTCCGCAGCCCCGTGCGCAAGACCTACCTGATCCTCGGCTGA
- a CDS encoding NAD(P)/FAD-dependent oxidoreductase: protein MKLALTPPLKPSHWLEAAEPSGIYAAPLCGRQRVDVLVVGGGFVGLWTALTLKQLEPGARVMVLEQDVCGGGASGRNGGFVMSWWPKIGTLRSFCDEGQARFLGESAERAIGELGEFCAENGIDAHFQQNGWLWTATTPLHVDTWNDTLAACERLGVQPFERLSAAEVARRTGSAVHLAGVFERSNATVQPALLARGMRRVALDGGIEIYERTGVSDIQPGRPALVRTAGAEIEATQVVLATNAWAAALPELAKLIVPVNSSIVVTEAIPLRLADIGWSGGEAITDSQLMVDYYRTTRDGRIAFGKGTGAIAYGSRIGPVFSEDADSLRLTEADLRRSYPMLGDVGISHGWSGPIDRTYDSLPVFGRLAGQDNIHYGIGWSGNGVGPSRLGGRILASLALGRDDQWSRCPLVERRCRSFPPEPLRFVGGSLVRNAVIRKERAELAGAVPAALDRFLARFAPAGLEDKS from the coding sequence ATGAAACTTGCGCTGACACCTCCCCTGAAACCCAGCCACTGGCTGGAGGCCGCCGAGCCTTCCGGCATCTACGCCGCGCCTCTATGCGGGCGCCAGCGGGTCGATGTGCTGGTGGTGGGGGGCGGTTTCGTCGGCCTTTGGACGGCCTTGACCCTCAAGCAACTAGAGCCCGGCGCCCGGGTCATGGTTCTCGAACAGGATGTCTGCGGCGGTGGCGCGTCCGGGCGCAATGGCGGATTCGTCATGTCCTGGTGGCCGAAGATCGGCACCCTGCGAAGCTTCTGCGACGAGGGCCAGGCGCGCTTCCTCGGTGAAAGCGCCGAGCGGGCCATTGGCGAGCTTGGCGAATTCTGCGCGGAGAACGGTATCGATGCTCACTTCCAGCAGAATGGCTGGCTGTGGACGGCGACCACGCCCCTGCACGTCGATACCTGGAACGATACCCTCGCTGCCTGCGAACGCTTGGGCGTGCAGCCCTTCGAGCGCCTCAGCGCTGCCGAAGTCGCCCGCCGCACCGGTTCGGCCGTACATCTGGCGGGCGTCTTCGAACGCAGCAACGCCACTGTGCAGCCGGCCCTGTTGGCACGTGGCATGCGCCGAGTGGCGCTGGATGGCGGTATCGAGATTTACGAGCGTACCGGTGTGAGCGACATCCAGCCCGGACGCCCCGCGCTGGTGCGCACGGCCGGTGCCGAGATAGAGGCCACCCAAGTGGTGCTGGCGACCAACGCCTGGGCCGCTGCCCTGCCTGAACTGGCCAAGCTGATCGTGCCGGTCAACAGCTCCATCGTGGTCACGGAGGCGATTCCCCTGCGGCTGGCGGATATCGGCTGGAGTGGCGGCGAGGCCATCACCGACTCCCAACTGATGGTGGACTACTACCGCACTACCCGCGATGGTCGCATCGCCTTCGGCAAGGGTACCGGCGCCATCGCATATGGTTCGCGCATTGGCCCTGTGTTCAGCGAGGATGCGGACAGCCTGCGGTTGACCGAGGCGGACCTGCGCCGCTCCTATCCCATGCTCGGCGACGTCGGCATCAGCCATGGCTGGTCCGGTCCCATCGACCGCACCTACGACAGCCTCCCCGTGTTCGGTCGCCTGGCCGGCCAGGACAACATCCACTACGGCATTGGCTGGAGCGGAAATGGCGTCGGCCCCAGTCGCCTGGGCGGGCGTATTCTCGCCAGCCTTGCCCTCGGGCGCGACGACCAGTGGAGCCGCTGCCCGCTGGTGGAGCGCCGCTGCCGCAGCTTCCCCCCAGAGCCGCTGCGCTTTGTCGGCGGCTCCCTAGTGCGCAATGCGGTGATCCGCAAGGAGCGCGCGGAACTGGCCGGCGCCGTGCCCGCAGCTCTGGATCGGTTCCTGGCGCGCTTCGCCCCCGCCGGACTGGAAGACAAATCCTGA
- a CDS encoding aromatic amino acid transport family protein — MGIKENFETESGLKTHALGSLESIAIIIGTNIGAGVLSMAFAARKVGYLPLLACLAITCFFCIITMLYVAEACLRTRGNKQLSGLSRRYLGAFGGWLIFIAVAANSYGALVAYMTGSGNIMTDFFGEYGLSRELGSLIFFVPSALVLYLGLKALGVGEKLISAGMVLIVCVLIAATLTHQDTRISHLWQSQWQYVVPVFNLAVFVFGAQFLVPELVRGNLTTPRRLPRLIVIGMALTFVLVAAIPASVIALVGTENLSEVATLSWGKSLGLWAYYVANTFALLAMLTSYWGLGGCLFTNIFDHFRLGSESDRRKRLAVLAVVAIPPFLLAYSGVGSFVDALYFAGTFGGVLMGIIPILLLNAARRSGDRQPEFTCGWYAHPAIQAVIVMIFLASGVYAIVSAMGMLPASW, encoded by the coding sequence GTGGGTATCAAAGAGAACTTCGAAACGGAATCCGGGCTCAAGACTCATGCCCTGGGCTCACTGGAGTCCATCGCAATCATCATCGGCACCAACATCGGCGCCGGCGTCCTGAGCATGGCCTTCGCCGCGCGCAAGGTCGGTTACCTGCCGCTTCTGGCGTGTTTGGCCATCACCTGCTTCTTCTGCATCATCACCATGCTCTATGTCGCCGAGGCCTGCCTGCGGACCCGCGGCAACAAGCAGCTAAGCGGGCTTTCGCGGCGCTACCTGGGCGCCTTCGGCGGCTGGCTGATCTTCATTGCCGTGGCGGCCAACAGTTACGGCGCGCTGGTAGCCTACATGACCGGCAGCGGCAACATCATGACCGACTTCTTCGGAGAGTACGGACTTTCCCGCGAGCTCGGCAGCCTGATCTTTTTTGTGCCTTCGGCGCTGGTTCTCTACCTCGGTCTCAAGGCGCTCGGGGTGGGCGAGAAACTCATCAGCGCGGGAATGGTCCTGATCGTCTGCGTGCTGATCGCCGCCACCCTGACCCACCAGGACACCCGCATCTCCCACCTCTGGCAGAGCCAGTGGCAGTACGTGGTGCCAGTGTTCAACTTGGCGGTGTTCGTCTTTGGCGCCCAGTTCCTGGTGCCCGAACTTGTACGAGGCAACCTCACCACGCCACGGCGCCTGCCTCGGCTGATCGTCATTGGCATGGCCCTCACCTTCGTGCTGGTGGCGGCGATTCCCGCTTCGGTCATTGCCCTGGTGGGCACCGAGAATCTCAGCGAAGTGGCCACCCTCAGCTGGGGCAAGTCCCTCGGACTCTGGGCCTACTACGTGGCCAACACCTTCGCCCTGCTGGCCATGCTCACCTCCTACTGGGGACTGGGCGGCTGCCTGTTCACCAACATCTTCGACCACTTCCGCCTGGGCAGCGAAAGCGATCGCCGCAAGCGCCTGGCGGTACTGGCGGTGGTCGCCATCCCGCCCTTCCTGCTGGCCTACTCCGGGGTAGGCAGCTTCGTCGATGCGCTTTACTTCGCCGGCACCTTCGGCGGCGTATTGATGGGCATCATCCCGATCCTGCTGCTCAATGCTGCGCGTCGTTCCGGTGACCGTCAGCCCGAATTCACCTGTGGCTGGTATGCCCACCCGGCGATCCAGGCAGTCATCGTGATGATTTTTCTCGCCAGCGGCGTCTACGCCATCGTGTCGGCAATGGGCATGCTGCCCGCCAGCTGGTGA
- a CDS encoding asparaginase produces the protein MSPSRKLLVLYTGGTIGMQMTETGLAPASGFETRLRHEQAAHPQRPAPDWIFRELSPLLDSANMTPVNWLQMRDAIVAGVEQDGCDAVLLLHGTDTLAYSAAALSFLLLGLAIPVVLTGSMQPAGVADGDAWPNLFGALACLQAGVEPGVHLYFNGRLLPGSRVSKEKSDAPDAFSESLRPRQGARAQEIPAALDYRNPRRPVALAVQPLFPGLGVAQLRAVLDSGIHGLLLECYGSGTGPSDNVDLLAALKDAHRRGIVLAAISQCPQGAVEFDIYAAGSLLASAGLVSCKGMTREAALGKLFSLLGTGLGQAEVEHWLTLDLCGELAG, from the coding sequence ATGTCCCCCTCCCGCAAGCTGCTGGTGCTCTACACCGGCGGCACCATTGGCATGCAGATGACCGAGACCGGCCTTGCTCCCGCCTCAGGTTTCGAAACCCGATTGCGCCACGAGCAGGCCGCACACCCGCAACGTCCGGCACCCGACTGGATATTCCGCGAGCTTTCCCCGCTCCTGGACAGCGCGAATATGACTCCGGTCAACTGGTTGCAGATGCGCGACGCCATCGTGGCCGGTGTGGAGCAGGATGGCTGCGATGCGGTTCTGCTCCTGCATGGCACTGACACCTTGGCCTACAGCGCCGCGGCCCTGTCCTTCCTGCTGCTGGGTCTTGCCATTCCCGTTGTGCTGACCGGCTCCATGCAACCCGCTGGCGTTGCCGATGGTGATGCCTGGCCCAACCTGTTCGGCGCCCTGGCGTGTCTCCAGGCCGGTGTTGAGCCGGGTGTCCATCTCTACTTCAATGGCCGGCTGCTGCCGGGCAGCAGAGTAAGCAAGGAGAAGAGTGACGCGCCGGATGCCTTCTCCGAATCCCTCCGCCCACGTCAGGGTGCGCGCGCTCAGGAGATCCCGGCAGCCCTCGACTACCGTAATCCCCGTAGGCCTGTCGCCCTGGCGGTCCAGCCCCTCTTCCCTGGTCTCGGCGTCGCCCAGTTGCGCGCGGTGCTGGACAGCGGTATCCACGGCCTTTTGCTGGAGTGTTATGGCAGCGGCACGGGCCCATCGGACAACGTCGACCTGCTTGCCGCCCTGAAGGACGCCCATCGCCGAGGAATCGTCCTGGCCGCCATCAGCCAATGTCCGCAAGGTGCCGTGGAGTTCGACATCTATGCCGCCGGCAGCCTGCTGGCCAGCGCGGGCCTGGTCTCCTGCAAGGGGATGACGCGAGAAGCCGCCCTCGGCAAGTTGTTCAGCCTGCTGGGCACGGGCCTGGGCCAGGCTGAAGTGGAACACTGGCTGACGCTCGACCTCTGTGGTGAGCTGGCCGGCTGA
- a CDS encoding PucR family transcriptional regulator, whose protein sequence is MSLNLRDLIDLPELRSRLLSGAAGVERRVRWAHVCELPDPTEWLGEGDLLMTTGLGIPVATGEQRRYLERLAEAGLAGIMIGENMQAPADLEGLRQAADQRGFPLILTEYGVPFAAVTRAIVDADRKAEHERRTALARVYESARLSMQGLGLPALLARLEKDVQVRLCLVDEERLQPWITGLPPLPEALRDGIAGRRRERIGPQAMVQRLPLGEREALTMALPTHRNCLLVAFGGEPPDYGLLHHLVAVLGIEIERLQVESERRLRLGSELLDDLLQARLSPSLARQRLGELMPGQDLTDLCLTVARPGAAVLAERGDVLRHWGARSLLRMQGEELILLHPFDLAGALQTELGALLGLSDPLGHPERCTDALREARLALAHAHPQRPVGVYAELGSDTLWLPRTLDEAEYSARLILGGLLDYDRAQGSSLLLSLWVFLEENRSWLGAARRLNVHKQTLVYRIRRIEEISGRSLACTEDVATLWFALRAAQFAGIGTLPQDDTRSLFR, encoded by the coding sequence ATGTCCCTGAACCTGCGTGACCTGATCGACCTCCCGGAGCTCCGCTCGCGCCTGCTGAGCGGCGCGGCGGGTGTCGAGCGCCGGGTGCGCTGGGCCCACGTCTGCGAACTGCCCGATCCGACCGAATGGTTGGGGGAGGGTGACCTGCTGATGACCACCGGGCTCGGCATCCCGGTCGCCACCGGTGAACAGCGTCGCTACCTGGAACGCCTGGCCGAGGCTGGGCTGGCCGGCATCATGATCGGCGAGAACATGCAGGCACCGGCAGATCTGGAAGGCCTGCGCCAGGCTGCCGATCAGCGCGGCTTTCCCCTGATCCTCACGGAGTACGGTGTGCCTTTCGCGGCGGTCACCCGCGCCATAGTCGACGCCGACCGTAAGGCAGAGCATGAGCGTCGCACTGCACTGGCGCGCGTCTACGAGAGCGCGCGCCTGAGCATGCAGGGCTTGGGACTGCCGGCGCTGCTGGCTCGCTTGGAGAAGGACGTGCAAGTGCGGTTATGCCTGGTGGATGAGGAGCGCCTGCAACCCTGGATCACTGGGTTGCCGCCCTTGCCCGAGGCCCTGCGCGATGGCATCGCCGGCCGCCGCCGCGAGCGCATTGGGCCTCAAGCCATGGTGCAACGGCTCCCACTGGGTGAGCGCGAAGCCCTGACCATGGCCCTGCCCACCCACCGGAATTGTCTTCTGGTAGCGTTTGGCGGTGAGCCGCCGGATTACGGTCTCCTGCATCACCTGGTCGCAGTGCTCGGCATCGAGATCGAGCGCCTGCAGGTGGAAAGCGAACGACGCCTGAGGTTGGGCTCTGAATTGCTGGATGACCTCTTGCAGGCGCGGCTGTCTCCTTCTCTTGCCCGGCAGCGCCTGGGTGAATTGATGCCCGGGCAGGATTTGACTGACCTTTGTCTCACGGTGGCCCGCCCCGGAGCGGCCGTCCTGGCCGAACGGGGCGATGTACTGCGTCACTGGGGCGCTCGCAGCCTGCTGCGGATGCAGGGCGAGGAACTCATCTTGCTGCATCCATTCGACCTGGCCGGCGCCCTGCAGACAGAACTGGGTGCCTTGCTGGGCCTGAGCGATCCGCTGGGGCACCCCGAGCGTTGCACCGATGCCCTGCGCGAGGCGCGCCTGGCCCTCGCCCATGCGCATCCCCAACGCCCCGTGGGCGTATACGCCGAACTTGGCAGCGATACCCTCTGGCTGCCCAGGACCCTGGACGAGGCTGAGTACTCTGCGCGCCTCATCCTCGGCGGATTGCTGGACTACGACCGGGCGCAGGGCTCCTCCCTGCTCCTTAGCCTATGGGTGTTCCTTGAGGAGAACCGTTCCTGGCTGGGCGCGGCACGGCGGTTGAACGTCCATAAACAGACGTTGGTCTACCGCATCCGCCGTATCGAAGAGATCAGCGGCCGTTCCCTGGCTTGCACCGAAGACGTGGCGACGCTCTGGTTTGCCCTGAGGGCCGCGCAATTCGCCGGTATCGGCACGCTGCCTCAGGACGACACTCGCTCGTTATTCAGGTGA
- a CDS encoding OprD family porin encodes MLNASTCSGPRAPFARCALLAASCTPFLALADGFLEDGKATLLVRNFYMNRDFRDGTGRSKSEEWAQGFLLDYRSGYTTGTVGVGLDALGKLGIKLDSSPNRSGTGLLPVQRDGRAEDDYARFDPTAKLRVSGTELRIGALVPKLPTVQPNFGRLFPQVFQGGLLTSSEVEGLTLNLGRLDKVSQRNEAGSSELALFNRNKRFAAAAQADHFSLGGLDYRLVPGWTGSYHYGELEDVYDQHVVGLKGQTRIGSDSLETDLRLAISNDAGAGRGGRIDNRAFSGLVTYRLHSGHALGLGYQRMNGGSAYPYLDGTDPYLVNFGQYNDFAEAGETSWQARYDYDFAALGLPGLTLMTRYFRGRDAEPTGGGSGREWERDTDIKYAFQDGPLKGLGLVWRNAVYRSAFSRDVDENRLYLSYSLPL; translated from the coding sequence ATGCTCAATGCCTCTACCTGTTCCGGTCCGCGCGCGCCCTTCGCTCGCTGCGCCCTCCTCGCCGCCAGCTGCACCCCCTTCCTGGCGCTGGCCGATGGCTTTCTAGAGGACGGCAAGGCCACGCTGCTGGTCCGCAACTTTTACATGAACCGCGACTTCCGCGACGGCACTGGCCGCTCGAAGAGCGAGGAATGGGCCCAGGGCTTTCTCCTCGACTATCGCTCGGGCTACACCACCGGCACCGTCGGTGTCGGCCTGGACGCCCTGGGTAAACTCGGCATCAAGCTCGATTCAAGCCCGAATCGCAGCGGCACCGGCCTGCTCCCGGTGCAGCGGGATGGGCGCGCGGAAGACGACTACGCGCGGTTCGACCCGACCGCCAAGCTGCGCGTGTCCGGCACGGAGCTGCGGATCGGTGCGCTGGTCCCCAAGCTCCCAACCGTGCAGCCCAACTTCGGTCGCCTGTTCCCCCAGGTCTTCCAGGGCGGCCTGCTCACGTCCAGCGAAGTCGAGGGCCTGACCCTTAACCTCGGGCGGCTGGACAAAGTGAGTCAGCGCAACGAGGCGGGGAGCAGCGAGCTCGCACTGTTCAACCGCAACAAGCGCTTCGCCGCAGCGGCACAGGCGGATCACTTTTCCCTGGGCGGACTGGATTACCGGCTCGTCCCGGGCTGGACCGGCAGCTACCACTATGGCGAGCTGGAGGATGTCTACGACCAGCACGTCGTCGGCCTGAAAGGCCAGACGCGCATCGGCTCCGACAGCCTGGAAACGGACCTGCGCCTGGCCATCAGCAACGACGCCGGCGCGGGACGTGGCGGCCGGATCGACAACCGCGCCTTCAGCGGCCTGGTGACCTACCGCTTGCACAGCGGCCACGCTTTGGGCCTGGGCTACCAACGCATGAATGGCGGCAGCGCCTACCCCTACCTGGATGGCACCGATCCCTACCTGGTCAACTTCGGCCAGTACAACGACTTCGCCGAAGCCGGGGAGACGTCCTGGCAAGCGCGCTACGACTACGACTTCGCCGCACTCGGCCTGCCCGGTCTGACCCTGATGACCCGCTACTTCCGCGGCCGGGATGCCGAACCCACGGGCGGCGGTAGCGGCCGCGAGTGGGAGCGCGATACCGACATCAAGTACGCATTCCAGGATGGGCCTCTGAAGGGCCTGGGGCTGGTCTGGCGCAACGCGGTCTATCGCTCCGCCTTCAGCCGCGATGTCGACGAGAATCGCCTGTACCTGAGCTATAGCCTGCCGCTGTGA
- a CDS encoding inorganic phosphate transporter: MTNPTTTGRVTPLGKPGSSPISLFFGALFIAVIGYFLFWGADYVQGNHLLLFVLATLFGVFMAFNIGGNDVANAFGTSVGAGTLTIKQALIIAAVFEVSGAIIAGGHVTQTIRGGIVDLGAMDVAPMDFVYIMMSALIAAALWLLFATKRGYPVSTTHSIIGAIVGSSIALGVLMQGGDAAFELVQWSKIGEIAISWVLSPLLGGVVAYLLYQQIKKHILSYNERAEDRLEALREQKRAHKVQHQEGFDRLSELQKVAYTQAMARDQQLMGDRDFDPQDLESDYYKGLYHLERQREDIASHRALENWVPLVAAIGALVVGSMLLFKGLKNLDLGLTTLNSYLLLGMIGVGVWMSTYVFARSLRDEPLGRATFIIFSWMQVFTACGFAFSHGANDIANAIGPFAAILDVLRTGATGSQAAIPTPAMIAFGVALIVGLWFIGKEVIQTVGHNLTELHPASGFSAELAAAAVVMLASVMGLPVSSTHILIGAVLGIGLVNRQTNWGLMKPIALAWVITIPAAALLSAGAFLALRNLF; the protein is encoded by the coding sequence ATGACCAACCCCACGACCACCGGCCGTGTGACGCCGCTTGGCAAGCCTGGCAGCTCGCCGATCAGTCTCTTCTTCGGCGCCCTGTTCATTGCCGTCATCGGCTATTTCCTGTTCTGGGGCGCTGACTATGTCCAGGGCAATCACTTGCTGCTGTTCGTCCTGGCCACGCTGTTCGGCGTGTTCATGGCCTTCAATATCGGCGGCAACGACGTTGCCAACGCCTTCGGCACCTCGGTGGGCGCCGGGACCCTGACCATCAAACAGGCGCTGATCATCGCCGCGGTCTTCGAAGTTTCAGGCGCCATCATCGCCGGCGGCCATGTTACCCAGACCATTCGCGGTGGCATCGTCGACCTTGGGGCCATGGACGTGGCGCCGATGGACTTCGTCTACATCATGATGTCCGCGCTGATCGCCGCGGCGCTCTGGCTGCTGTTCGCCACCAAGCGCGGTTATCCGGTCTCCACCACCCACTCCATCATCGGCGCCATCGTCGGCAGCTCCATCGCTCTCGGCGTCCTGATGCAGGGTGGCGATGCAGCCTTCGAACTGGTGCAGTGGAGCAAGATTGGCGAAATCGCCATCTCCTGGGTGCTCTCGCCCCTGCTCGGCGGCGTCGTGGCCTATCTGCTTTACCAACAGATCAAGAAGCACATCCTGAGCTACAACGAGCGTGCCGAAGACCGCCTGGAAGCGCTGCGAGAGCAGAAACGCGCCCACAAGGTCCAGCACCAGGAAGGCTTCGACCGCCTCTCGGAGTTGCAGAAGGTCGCCTACACCCAGGCCATGGCCCGCGACCAGCAACTGATGGGTGATCGTGATTTCGATCCCCAGGACCTGGAGTCCGACTACTACAAGGGGCTCTACCACCTCGAGCGCCAGCGCGAAGACATCGCCTCTCACCGCGCCCTGGAAAACTGGGTGCCACTGGTGGCTGCCATCGGCGCTCTGGTCGTCGGTTCCATGCTGCTGTTCAAAGGCCTGAAGAACCTCGACCTGGGCCTCACCACCCTCAACAGTTACCTGCTGCTGGGCATGATCGGCGTCGGCGTGTGGATGTCCACCTACGTCTTCGCTCGTTCCCTGCGGGACGAGCCCCTGGGCCGCGCCACGTTCATCATCTTCAGCTGGATGCAGGTCTTCACCGCTTGCGGCTTCGCTTTCAGTCACGGCGCCAACGACATCGCCAACGCCATCGGCCCCTTCGCCGCCATCCTTGATGTGCTGCGCACGGGAGCGACCGGTTCCCAGGCGGCCATTCCCACACCAGCGATGATCGCTTTTGGCGTCGCGCTCATCGTCGGCCTCTGGTTCATCGGCAAGGAAGTGATCCAGACCGTCGGCCACAACCTGACCGAACTGCATCCGGCGTCCGGCTTCTCCGCCGAACTGGCGGCTGCCGCCGTCGTGATGCTCGCCTCGGTCATGGGGCTGCCGGTCTCCAGTACCCACATCCTGATTGGCGCGGTGCTCGGCATCGGCCTGGTCAACCGCCAGACCAACTGGGGCCTGATGAAGCCCATCGCGCTCGCCTGGGTCATCACCATTCCCGCTGCCGCACTGCTCAGTGCCGGTGCCTTCCTGGCGCTCAGAAACCTGTTCTGA